From a single Portunus trituberculatus isolate SZX2019 chromosome 15, ASM1759143v1, whole genome shotgun sequence genomic region:
- the LOC123503923 gene encoding uncharacterized protein LOC123503923 isoform X2 — MMWSRTALWLAIMRMVLSNPVNDLKKCNFSYDNSSNPPFLVDTKRKELIYPDIVHGKQQSVTLNNGTTVLASCPGTDNQLVNYSKSSMEITCRDSKLFNDSDPVSWEDLGCSSKVKPTLKSGRSCGKDSRMYYIRWDIRRNLYLCQISVCFNTKLKTTVFVSHTIHGRFIGAKTKFKNNTRFFSKNLIYYYNQEKQKKILNSSNEVFGYFLSKGHLAPVADFVLEAEKRATYHYINIVPQWKTINNGNWEKLESAVRKLAKDGAATLDVYTGTHGILELLNMSNCSIKIFLNNKNLPVPALMWKVIHNPANQTAVAIVMVNDVTNSSDFWSARYSTHSENCSKLGWVNWQVNNVIAVDEWGRGRTRRGIKGWHSLDLGGVWTRGGERRLAIGQG; from the exons ATGATGTGGTCCAGGACAGCTCTTTGGCTCGCGATTATGCGGATGGTGCTGAGCAATCCTGTAAACGATCTCA agAAATGCAACTTCAGTTACGATAATTCGAGCAATCCCCCCTTCCTTGTGGACACGAAGCGGAAGGAACTCATCTACCCGGACATTGTGCATGGAAAACAACAGAGCGTGACATTGAACAATGGGACCACCGTGCTCGCCTCCTGTCCCGGCACTGACAACCAGCTCGTCAACTACAGTAAAAGTAGCATGGAAATCACCTGCAGGGACTCTAAGCTGTTTAACGACAGTGAT CCGGTGTCTTGGGAGGACCTGGGATGTTCCAGTAAAGTCAAACCCACACTGAAGTCAGGCAGGAGCTGTGGGAAGGACAGCAGAATGTACTATATCAGGTGGGACATTCGCCGGAATCTCTACCTTTGCCAAATATCTGTCTGCTTTAACACAAAACTGAAGACCACAGTGTTCGTCAGCCACACGATACACGGAAG ATTCATCGGCGCCAAGACAAAGTTCAAGAATAATACAAGGTTTTTCTCTAAGAATCTGATTTACTACTACAATcaggaaaagcagaagaaaatacTGAATTCGTCGAATGAGGTATTCGGCTACTTCTTATCCAAGGGACACTTGGCACCTGTGGCGGATTTCGTGCTGGAGGCGGAAAAACGTGCTACTTATCATTACATCAACATCGTCCCGCAGTGGAAGACTATCAACAATGGGAATTGGGAG AAACTTGAGTCTGCGGTGCGGAAGTTAGCTAAAGATGGAGCGGCCACTCTGGACGTGTACACAGGTACTCACGGCATACTGGAGTTGCTGAACATGAGCAACTGTAGCATCAAAATATTCCTCAACAATAAAAATCTGCCGGTGCCCGCCCTCATGTGGAAG GTAATCCACAATCCCGCTAATCAAACTGCTGTAGCCATTGTTATGGTAAACGATGTGACGAATTCGTCAGATTTCTGGAGCGCGAGATACTCGACGCATTCTGAAAATTGTTCCAAACTAGGTTGGGTTAACTGGCAAGTTAATAACGTGATTGCAG TGGATGAGTGGGGTCGGGGAAGGACACGACGTGGGATAAAGGGATGGCACTCTCTGGATCTTGGTGGGGTGTGGACGCGTGGCGGCGAGCGGAGACTCGCCATAGGACAGGGGTGA
- the LOC123503923 gene encoding uncharacterized protein LOC123503923 isoform X1: protein MMWSRTALWLAIMRMVLSNPVNDLKKCNFSYDNSSNPPFLVDTKRKELIYPDIVHGKQQSVTLNNGTTVLASCPGTDNQLVNYSKSSMEITCRDSKLFNDSDPVSWEDLGCSSKVKPTLKSGRSCGKDSRMYYIRWDIRRNLYLCQISVCFNTKLKTTVFVSHTIHGRFIGAKTKFKNNTRFFSKNLIYYYNQEKQKKILNSSNEVFGYFLSKGHLAPVADFVLEAEKRATYHYINIVPQWKTINNGNWEKLESAVRKLAKDGAATLDVYTGTHGILELLNMSNCSIKIFLNNKNLPVPALMWKVIHNPANQTAVAIVMVNDVTNSSDFWSARYSTHSENCSKLGWVNWQVNNVIAGKTFCFTVQDFRSIIHELPSLDWMDSVELLAKGKKNCDLNKNKKPTKVAVPKQAK from the exons ATGATGTGGTCCAGGACAGCTCTTTGGCTCGCGATTATGCGGATGGTGCTGAGCAATCCTGTAAACGATCTCA agAAATGCAACTTCAGTTACGATAATTCGAGCAATCCCCCCTTCCTTGTGGACACGAAGCGGAAGGAACTCATCTACCCGGACATTGTGCATGGAAAACAACAGAGCGTGACATTGAACAATGGGACCACCGTGCTCGCCTCCTGTCCCGGCACTGACAACCAGCTCGTCAACTACAGTAAAAGTAGCATGGAAATCACCTGCAGGGACTCTAAGCTGTTTAACGACAGTGAT CCGGTGTCTTGGGAGGACCTGGGATGTTCCAGTAAAGTCAAACCCACACTGAAGTCAGGCAGGAGCTGTGGGAAGGACAGCAGAATGTACTATATCAGGTGGGACATTCGCCGGAATCTCTACCTTTGCCAAATATCTGTCTGCTTTAACACAAAACTGAAGACCACAGTGTTCGTCAGCCACACGATACACGGAAG ATTCATCGGCGCCAAGACAAAGTTCAAGAATAATACAAGGTTTTTCTCTAAGAATCTGATTTACTACTACAATcaggaaaagcagaagaaaatacTGAATTCGTCGAATGAGGTATTCGGCTACTTCTTATCCAAGGGACACTTGGCACCTGTGGCGGATTTCGTGCTGGAGGCGGAAAAACGTGCTACTTATCATTACATCAACATCGTCCCGCAGTGGAAGACTATCAACAATGGGAATTGGGAG AAACTTGAGTCTGCGGTGCGGAAGTTAGCTAAAGATGGAGCGGCCACTCTGGACGTGTACACAGGTACTCACGGCATACTGGAGTTGCTGAACATGAGCAACTGTAGCATCAAAATATTCCTCAACAATAAAAATCTGCCGGTGCCCGCCCTCATGTGGAAG GTAATCCACAATCCCGCTAATCAAACTGCTGTAGCCATTGTTATGGTAAACGATGTGACGAATTCGTCAGATTTCTGGAGCGCGAGATACTCGACGCATTCTGAAAATTGTTCCAAACTAGGTTGGGTTAACTGGCAAGTTAATAACGTGATTGCAGGTAAGACCTTCTGCTTCACAGTACAAGATTTTCGCTCTATCATTCATGAACTTCCAAGTCTGGATTGGATGGATAGTGTAGAACTTCTggcaaagggcaaaaaaaattgtgatttgaataagaataaaaagccCACTAAGGTGGCGGTCCCTAAACAAGCTAAAtag